The following proteins come from a genomic window of Nodularia sp. LEGE 06071:
- a CDS encoding STAS/SEC14 domain-containing protein: MKVELQLSSEDLIKAVEQLSQADLKQFISQVIALQAQRTAPSLMQQESELLLKINQGISLDIQNYYNDLIAKREAETLTDEEYRELLSLTEQIEKQQAQRIEYLVELANLRGISLNALMESLGIQTQVYV; this comes from the coding sequence ATGAAAGTTGAACTACAATTGTCTTCAGAAGATTTGATCAAAGCTGTTGAGCAATTGAGTCAAGCAGATTTAAAGCAGTTTATTTCTCAAGTTATCGCTTTACAAGCACAACGTACTGCTCCGAGTTTGATGCAACAGGAGTCAGAATTGTTATTAAAAATTAATCAGGGGATTTCTTTAGATATTCAGAACTATTACAATGATTTAATAGCAAAAAGAGAAGCAGAAACTCTAACTGATGAGGAATATAGAGAGTTATTGAGCTTAACTGAACAGATTGAAAAACAGCAAGCACAACGCATTGAATATTTGGTAGAGTTGGCGAATTTACGAGGAATTTCGCTGAATGCGTTGATGGAAAGTTTAGGTATTCAGACGCAAGTTTATGTCTGA
- a CDS encoding ATP-dependent Clp protease ATP-binding subunit, translating to MFERFTEKAIKVIMLAQEEARRLGHNFVGTEQILLGLIGEGTGVAAKVLKSMGVNLKDARIEVEKIIGRGSGFVAVEIPFTPRAKRVLELSLEEARQLGHNYIGTEHLLLGLIREGEGVAARVLENLGVDLSKVRTQVIRMLGETAEVSATGPSGRTKTPTLDEFGSNLTQMATDNKLDPVVGRAKEIERVIQILGRRTKNNPVLIGEPGVGKTAIAEGLASRIANKDIPDILEDKRVVTLDIGLLVAGTKYRGEFEERLKKIMDEIRSAGNVILVIDEVHTLIGAGAAEGAIDAANILKPALARGELQCIGATTLDEYRKHIERDAALERRFQPVMVGEPSVDETIEILHGLRERYEQHHKLKISDEALVAAAKLSDRYISDRYLPDKAIDLIDEAGSRVRLINSQLPPAAKELDKELRQILKEKDDAVRGQDFDKAGELRDREMEIKAEIRAIAQSKTSATGTEGEEPVVDEEDIAHIVASWTGVPVNKLTESESEKLLHMEDTLHQRLIGQEDAVKAVSRAIRRARVGLKNPNRPIASFVFSGPTGVGKTELAKSLASYFFGSEEAMIRLDMSEYMERHTVSKLIGSPPGYVGYNEGGQLTEAVRRRPYTVVLFDEIEKAHPDVFNMLLQILEDGRLTDAKGRTVDFKNTLLILTSNIGSKVIEKGGGGIGFEFADDATETQYNRIRSLVNEELKQYFRPEFLNRLDEIIVFRQLSKPEVTQIAEIMLKEVFGRLTEKGIVLEVTDRFKDRLIEEGYSPSYGARPLRRAIMRLLEDSLAEEILSGRIKDGDTAIVDVDENGIVQVSSEQRRELLPQGIES from the coding sequence ATGTTTGAACGCTTCACAGAAAAAGCCATTAAGGTAATCATGCTGGCCCAAGAAGAGGCCCGCCGCTTAGGTCACAACTTTGTCGGAACCGAACAGATCCTCTTGGGTCTGATTGGGGAAGGTACGGGAGTTGCGGCCAAAGTGTTGAAATCAATGGGTGTCAATCTTAAAGATGCCCGCATTGAGGTAGAAAAAATCATAGGCCGGGGTTCGGGCTTTGTGGCTGTGGAAATTCCGTTTACGCCACGGGCAAAGCGAGTTTTAGAACTATCCTTGGAAGAAGCGCGCCAATTAGGGCATAACTACATTGGCACCGAGCATCTGCTGTTGGGCCTGATCCGGGAAGGGGAAGGTGTGGCAGCCAGGGTGCTAGAAAATCTAGGGGTAGATTTATCGAAAGTACGAACCCAAGTTATCCGAATGCTGGGAGAAACAGCAGAGGTTTCAGCCACTGGTCCATCGGGACGCACCAAAACTCCAACTTTGGATGAGTTTGGCTCGAACTTGACCCAAATGGCGACGGACAACAAGCTAGATCCAGTTGTAGGACGCGCCAAAGAAATTGAACGAGTGATCCAAATTTTGGGTCGCCGGACTAAAAATAATCCAGTATTGATTGGTGAACCAGGGGTTGGTAAAACAGCGATCGCTGAAGGTTTAGCATCGCGCATTGCCAACAAAGATATCCCCGATATCCTGGAAGATAAGCGCGTAGTCACTCTAGATATTGGCTTGCTAGTAGCAGGAACCAAGTACCGGGGTGAATTTGAAGAACGCCTCAAGAAAATCATGGATGAAATCCGCTCTGCGGGTAATGTCATTCTGGTGATTGACGAGGTACACACCCTAATTGGTGCAGGTGCGGCGGAAGGAGCCATTGATGCAGCAAATATCCTCAAGCCAGCTTTGGCTAGAGGGGAGTTGCAGTGTATTGGAGCCACAACCTTAGATGAGTACCGCAAGCACATCGAGCGAGATGCAGCCCTTGAGCGACGCTTCCAGCCAGTAATGGTGGGTGAACCGTCAGTTGATGAAACTATTGAAATCTTGCACGGGTTGCGCGAACGCTACGAGCAACACCACAAGCTGAAAATCTCTGATGAAGCGCTTGTAGCTGCGGCCAAATTATCTGACCGTTACATCAGCGATCGCTACCTTCCAGACAAAGCCATTGATTTAATCGATGAAGCTGGTTCTAGGGTACGTTTGATTAACTCCCAATTGCCACCAGCAGCCAAAGAGTTAGACAAAGAACTACGTCAAATCTTAAAAGAAAAAGACGACGCTGTACGCGGACAAGACTTTGACAAAGCTGGCGAACTGCGCGATCGCGAAATGGAAATCAAAGCCGAAATCCGCGCGATCGCTCAAAGCAAAACCAGCGCCACCGGGACTGAAGGTGAAGAACCTGTAGTTGACGAAGAGGATATTGCTCACATCGTCGCTTCCTGGACTGGCGTACCGGTGAACAAGCTCACCGAATCGGAATCCGAGAAGCTGCTGCACATGGAAGATACCTTGCATCAGCGCTTAATCGGTCAAGAAGACGCAGTGAAAGCAGTTTCACGGGCAATTCGTCGCGCTCGTGTCGGTTTGAAAAATCCCAATCGACCCATCGCTAGTTTTGTCTTCTCCGGTCCAACTGGTGTAGGTAAAACCGAGTTAGCGAAGTCCTTGGCTTCTTACTTCTTTGGTTCCGAAGAAGCAATGATCCGCCTGGATATGTCGGAATACATGGAACGCCACACCGTCAGTAAACTGATTGGTTCGCCTCCTGGTTATGTTGGATATAACGAAGGCGGTCAATTAACTGAAGCTGTCAGACGGCGACCTTATACAGTGGTGCTATTCGACGAAATCGAAAAAGCCCACCCCGATGTCTTCAATATGCTGTTGCAAATTTTGGAAGACGGTCGGTTAACCGATGCCAAAGGTCGCACGGTAGACTTCAAGAACACCTTGCTGATTTTGACTTCCAACATTGGTTCTAAGGTAATTGAAAAAGGCGGCGGCGGTATCGGCTTTGAATTCGCCGATGATGCTACCGAGACTCAATACAACCGCATTCGCTCTTTGGTGAACGAAGAACTGAAGCAATACTTCCGTCCTGAGTTCCTCAACCGACTAGATGAGATTATCGTCTTCCGTCAGTTGAGCAAGCCAGAGGTGACACAAATTGCCGAAATCATGCTCAAGGAAGTATTTGGTCGTCTAACTGAGAAGGGTATCGTCTTAGAAGTTACCGATCGCTTCAAGGATCGCTTGATTGAGGAAGGTTACAGTCCGAGTTACGGTGCAAGGCCGTTACGTCGAGCGATTATGCGCTTGTTAGAAGATAGTCTAGCGGAAGAGATTCTGTCTGGTCGCATTAAGGATGGCGATACAGCCATAGTTGATGTTGATGAGAATGGGATTGTCCAAGTTAGTTCTGAACAACGCCGGGAATTGTTACCCCAAGGCATTGAGTCGTAG
- the rimI gene encoding ribosomal protein S18-alanine N-acetyltransferase, whose translation MTSLNLKLKTLTSEDLSAILELDQACFGGLWTMEGYQRELDSPNSELLGLFSPLAPSKLLGLGCFWAILDEAHITILAIHPQYHRQGLGQVLLYSLLKAACDRGLERSTLEVRASNVAAISLYEKFGFKIAGRRKGYYQDNGEDALVLWLSDLPETLDNWYITVSDGQSPPSGDRLRQSFWQIL comes from the coding sequence GTGACTTCATTAAATTTAAAGCTTAAAACACTGACTTCAGAGGATCTAAGTGCAATCCTGGAACTAGATCAAGCCTGTTTTGGCGGTCTGTGGACGATGGAAGGCTACCAAAGAGAGTTAGACAGTCCTAACAGTGAATTATTGGGTTTGTTTTCCCCCCTGGCTCCGTCAAAGCTGCTGGGATTGGGCTGTTTTTGGGCAATTTTAGACGAAGCACACATTACAATTTTGGCGATTCATCCCCAATATCACCGTCAAGGCTTGGGGCAGGTTTTACTATATTCTTTGCTGAAGGCTGCTTGCGATCGCGGTTTAGAACGATCTACCCTCGAAGTCCGAGCTTCTAATGTGGCGGCTATATCTTTATATGAAAAATTTGGCTTCAAAATAGCGGGGCGGCGTAAGGGTTATTACCAAGATAATGGCGAAGATGCTCTGGTGCTGTGGCTCTCAGATTTACCAGAAACTTTGGATAATTGGTACATTACTGTGAGCGATGGGCAAAGCCCCCCCTCCGGGGATCGCTTGCGCCAGTCTTTTTGGCAAATACTTTGA
- the lysA gene encoding diaminopimelate decarboxylase, with protein MVSTHPTEVQYAGSQYLPQRRNSEANVSPNQELLPLTAQVNSQDILEIGGCDVTTLVQQFGSPLYILDEETLRLACQQYRDSFKQYYQGESQVLYASKAWNCLAVCAIAASEGLGIDVVSGGELYTALNAGVSPDKLYLHGNNKSREELVLAIDSGCTIVADNWQELHTLVNIAEQAPGTSSPIRIMLRLTPGIECHTHEYIRTGHLDSKFGFDPNDLDEVFTFVSQQPCLNCVGLHAHIGSQIFERQPHQDLAAVMVQWLQKAANYGLSITELNVGGGLGIRYTESDDPPSIEEWVKAICEVIQAACTAANLPLPKLLCEPGRSLIATACITAYTIGSTKVVPEIRTYVSVDGGMSDNPRPITYQSVYRAVVANKVSAPLTETVTIAGKHCESGDILIKNAQLPKTEPGDILVIMGTGAYNYSMASNYNRLPRPAAVVVVNGEANLILRRESYQDLIRQDCLPDRLNVQK; from the coding sequence ATGGTATCGACTCACCCCACAGAGGTTCAATATGCTGGTAGTCAGTATTTACCTCAAAGGCGCAACTCAGAGGCTAATGTTTCCCCCAATCAGGAACTTTTGCCTTTGACCGCTCAAGTTAATAGTCAAGACATCCTGGAGATTGGTGGGTGTGATGTCACAACCCTAGTGCAGCAGTTTGGTTCACCTTTGTACATTTTAGATGAAGAAACGCTGCGTTTAGCTTGTCAGCAATACCGCGATTCATTTAAGCAATATTACCAGGGAGAATCTCAGGTATTATACGCCTCAAAAGCCTGGAATTGTCTAGCTGTTTGCGCGATCGCAGCATCCGAAGGTTTGGGAATAGATGTAGTTTCAGGAGGCGAACTCTACACAGCGCTGAATGCTGGTGTTAGTCCTGATAAACTCTATCTCCACGGTAATAATAAATCTCGTGAAGAACTAGTTTTAGCCATCGACTCTGGTTGTACCATTGTGGCGGATAACTGGCAAGAACTGCATACCTTGGTGAACATAGCAGAACAAGCACCGGGGACATCTTCCCCCATCCGCATCATGTTGCGGTTAACACCAGGGATTGAATGCCATACTCACGAATACATTCGCACGGGACATTTAGATAGTAAATTTGGCTTTGACCCCAATGATTTGGACGAGGTATTTACCTTTGTCAGTCAGCAACCTTGCTTAAACTGCGTAGGGTTACACGCTCACATTGGGTCTCAAATTTTTGAACGCCAACCCCATCAAGATTTGGCAGCTGTGATGGTGCAGTGGTTACAAAAGGCGGCAAATTACGGTTTAAGTATCACAGAATTGAATGTTGGTGGCGGTCTAGGAATTAGGTACACCGAATCTGATGATCCCCCCAGTATTGAAGAATGGGTCAAGGCGATTTGTGAAGTCATTCAAGCCGCTTGTACAGCCGCAAATCTGCCTTTGCCGAAATTGTTGTGTGAACCTGGGCGATCGCTGATTGCCACGGCCTGCATCACGGCCTATACTATTGGATCAACGAAAGTCGTACCCGAAATTCGTACCTACGTCTCAGTTGATGGCGGTATGTCTGATAATCCCCGACCAATTACTTACCAATCAGTTTATCGCGCAGTAGTTGCCAACAAGGTATCTGCTCCGCTCACCGAAACAGTAACCATTGCTGGTAAGCATTGTGAATCAGGGGATATTCTGATTAAAAACGCTCAACTGCCAAAAACTGAACCAGGGGATATTCTGGTAATTATGGGAACTGGTGCGTACAATTACAGTATGGCATCTAACTATAATCGCTTACCCCGGCCAGCAGCTGTTGTAGTGGTGAATGGCGAGGCCAATTTAATTTTGCGCCGCGAAAGTTATCAGGACTTGATTCGACAAGATTGTTTGCCAGACAGACTAAACGTGCAGAAGTAA
- the cdaA gene encoding diadenylate cyclase CdaA: MRDSPKQWLTNLGWSQSLLLGTLDILLVLALTYIILVIISERRTLWMVRGFILLMLASAISGRMGLPLLNFVLEKLVIGCAVAMAVALQSEFRRFLEQVGRGEFQQLFKPSSLTIPKSDSVIDEIVDAVKELSKNRIGALLILETTGPIHERDFSVPGVKLNADVSKELIQTIFQPKTLLHDGATLIRGSRIVSSGIILPLSGRTASRQLGTRHRAAMGITERVENCICVVVSEETGSISLAERGNLNRPLTIRTLKESLDARLSTSVDREAVAPSLLGLGLQVGRKAIGLVSRVLGLPSTASRNKK, from the coding sequence ATGAGAGATTCACCGAAGCAATGGCTGACAAACCTGGGATGGTCGCAGTCCTTGCTGCTTGGGACTCTGGATATCTTGTTAGTGTTAGCGCTGACTTACATCATACTAGTTATTATTAGTGAGCGCCGAACACTGTGGATGGTACGGGGTTTTATTCTCTTGATGCTAGCCTCAGCAATCAGTGGCAGAATGGGTCTACCACTGCTAAATTTTGTTCTCGAAAAATTGGTGATTGGCTGCGCGGTGGCGATGGCGGTTGCTCTCCAGTCCGAGTTTCGCCGATTTTTGGAGCAAGTGGGACGTGGTGAATTTCAGCAGTTATTTAAACCATCCAGTTTAACTATCCCCAAGTCTGATAGTGTGATTGATGAAATTGTGGATGCGGTGAAAGAACTTTCAAAAAACCGCATAGGAGCTTTGCTGATTTTGGAAACAACTGGTCCAATTCACGAGCGGGATTTTTCTGTACCGGGAGTCAAGCTGAATGCGGATGTTTCTAAGGAACTGATCCAAACAATTTTTCAGCCAAAAACTTTACTGCACGATGGGGCAACCTTGATCCGTGGCTCGCGGATTGTGTCATCAGGTATAATTTTACCACTTTCGGGACGCACAGCCTCGCGCCAGTTGGGAACACGCCATCGGGCGGCGATGGGAATTACTGAGCGAGTCGAAAATTGTATCTGTGTCGTTGTATCAGAAGAAACGGGTTCTATTTCCTTAGCGGAACGAGGAAATCTGAATAGACCACTCACCATTAGGACACTCAAAGAGTCTTTAGATGCTCGATTATCAACCTCTGTAGATCGGGAAGCTGTTGCTCCTAGTCTGTTAGGTTTGGGTCTTCAGGTGGGTCGTAAGGCAATAGGATTAGTTTCACGTGTACTCGGATTACCATCGACCGCTTCTCGCAATAAAAAATGA
- a CDS encoding isoprenyl transferase — protein MTAQQTELQNLPSDLKRELLPKHVAVIMDGNGRWAKLQGLPRIMGHKRGVDALKDLLRCCQDWGIQALTAYAFSTENWKRPQEEVDFLMTLFQKVLRQELREMIEENVQIQFVGNLDALPRSLQAEISRSMAETKNNRAIRFTVATNYGGRQEILQACRAIAEKVQQGLIQPDEIDEQLFERHLYTAGITDPDLLIRTSGEMRLSNFLLWQMAYGEIYITDALWPDFDRNEFHRALCAYQQRERRYGKV, from the coding sequence ATGACAGCACAACAAACTGAATTGCAAAATTTACCCTCTGACTTAAAACGAGAACTACTGCCAAAGCACGTTGCAGTGATTATGGATGGCAATGGTCGATGGGCTAAACTTCAAGGTCTACCCAGAATTATGGGACATAAGCGAGGAGTGGATGCCCTGAAAGATTTGCTGCGCTGTTGTCAAGATTGGGGCATTCAGGCACTAACGGCTTATGCTTTTTCTACTGAAAACTGGAAAAGACCCCAGGAAGAGGTAGATTTTTTGATGACCTTGTTCCAAAAAGTTTTACGCCAAGAACTACGGGAAATGATCGAGGAGAATGTGCAAATCCAGTTTGTGGGCAACTTGGATGCTCTGCCGCGATCGCTGCAAGCAGAAATCTCCCGCTCAATGGCAGAAACCAAGAATAATCGTGCCATTCGGTTTACGGTAGCTACTAATTATGGCGGACGGCAGGAAATTTTACAAGCTTGCCGCGCGATCGCCGAAAAAGTGCAGCAAGGTCTTATTCAACCTGATGAAATTGATGAACAGTTATTTGAGCGTCACCTGTACACAGCCGGAATTACTGACCCCGATTTATTAATCCGTACCAGTGGCGAAATGCGCCTTTCAAATTTCCTCCTCTGGCAAATGGCCTATGGAGAAATCTATATTACTGATGCTCTTTGGCCAGATTTTGACCGTAACGAATTTCACCGCGCCTTGTGTGCCTACCAGCAACGAGAGCGGAGATAT